Proteins encoded within one genomic window of Ottowia sp. SB7-C50:
- a CDS encoding catalase, translating to MSDDTRKCPVTHLTTDFGAPVPTNRDSLTAGPRGPLLAQDVWLNERLANFVREVVPERRMHAKGSGAFGTFTVTNDITKYTRAKIFEKVGKKTEMFARFTTVAGERGAADAERDIRGFALKFYTEEGNWDMVGNNTPVFFIRDPRQFPDLNKAVKRDPRTNLRSAKNNWDYWTLLPEALHQVTIVMSDRGIPKSYRHMHGFSSHTYSFWNKDGERFWVKLHFRTQQGIQNLTDAEAEALVGKDRESHQRDLYDAIERGDFPKWKMYAQIMPEADAEKYRLHPFDLTKVWYKGDYPLIEVGEFELNKNPENFFADVEQVAFAPGNLVPGIGASPDRMLQARLFNYADAQRYRLGTNYQQIPVNKARCPVNSNHRDGIGRVDGNYGSLPHYEPNSYGQWQGQPEFAEPPLRITGDAQHWSFDKDDSNYFEQPRKLFNLMNDTQKQALFGNTGRAMGDAPEFIKLRHIRNCHAADPAYGAGVAKALGIDLAKALASKEADPMFGNPLVPLPA from the coding sequence ATGAGCGACGACACCCGCAAATGCCCCGTCACCCACCTGACGACCGACTTCGGCGCCCCCGTGCCCACCAACCGTGACAGCCTCACGGCTGGCCCGCGCGGCCCGCTGCTGGCGCAGGACGTCTGGCTGAACGAGCGCCTCGCCAACTTCGTGCGCGAAGTGGTGCCCGAGCGGCGCATGCACGCCAAGGGTTCGGGCGCGTTCGGCACCTTCACGGTGACGAACGACATCACCAAGTACACGCGCGCCAAGATTTTCGAAAAGGTGGGCAAGAAGACCGAGATGTTCGCCCGCTTCACCACCGTGGCCGGCGAGCGCGGCGCGGCCGACGCCGAGCGCGACATTCGCGGCTTTGCGCTGAAGTTCTACACCGAAGAAGGCAACTGGGACATGGTGGGCAACAACACGCCCGTGTTCTTCATCCGCGACCCGCGCCAGTTTCCTGACCTGAACAAGGCCGTCAAGCGCGACCCGCGCACCAACCTGCGCAGCGCCAAGAACAACTGGGACTATTGGACGCTGCTGCCCGAGGCGCTGCACCAGGTCACCATCGTCATGAGCGACCGCGGCATTCCCAAGAGCTACCGCCACATGCACGGCTTCAGCTCGCATACCTACAGCTTCTGGAACAAGGATGGCGAGCGCTTCTGGGTCAAGCTGCACTTCCGCACGCAGCAGGGCATCCAGAACCTGACCGATGCCGAGGCCGAAGCCCTGGTGGGCAAGGACCGCGAAAGCCACCAGCGCGACCTGTACGACGCCATCGAGCGCGGCGACTTCCCCAAGTGGAAGATGTACGCCCAGATCATGCCCGAGGCCGACGCCGAGAAGTACCGCCTGCACCCGTTCGACCTGACCAAGGTCTGGTACAAGGGCGACTACCCGTTGATCGAAGTGGGCGAGTTCGAACTGAACAAGAACCCCGAGAACTTCTTCGCCGACGTCGAGCAGGTGGCCTTTGCCCCCGGCAACCTGGTGCCCGGCATCGGCGCCAGCCCCGACCGCATGCTGCAGGCGCGCCTGTTCAACTACGCCGACGCGCAGCGCTACCGCCTGGGCACCAACTACCAGCAGATCCCGGTGAACAAGGCACGCTGCCCGGTCAACAGCAACCACCGCGACGGCATCGGCCGCGTCGACGGCAACTACGGCAGCCTGCCGCACTACGAGCCCAACAGCTACGGCCAGTGGCAGGGCCAGCCCGAGTTTGCCGAGCCGCCGCTGAGGATCACCGGCGATGCCCAGCACTGGAGCTTCGACAAGGACGACAGCAACTACTTCGAGCAGCCGCGCAAGCTGTTCAACCTGATGAACGACACGCAGAAGCAAGCCCTGTTCGGCAACACCGGCCGCGCCATGGGCGATGCGCCTGAGTTCATCAAGCTGCGCCACATCCGCAACTGCCACGCCGCCGACCCGGCGTATGGCGCGGGCGTGGCCAAGGCGCTGGGCATCGACCTGGCGAAGGCGCTGGCGTCGAAGGAAGCCGACCCCATGTTCGGCAACCCGCTGGTGCCGCTGCCGGCTTGA
- a CDS encoding TetR/AcrR family transcriptional regulator, whose protein sequence is MAAKHFKLNYTGTPRVKTTIHPTKECLLDTVIGLLDTHALESITVDLVLRESGVSKGSLYHHFEDFPDLLEHALVQRFSLGVDKSIEMLSRVVRSSPTREEAMTGLYKATSKTTSAAVAGNRFERTKLIGFSRDNPRLSKKLAGEQ, encoded by the coding sequence ATGGCGGCCAAGCACTTCAAGCTCAATTACACCGGCACCCCGCGGGTCAAGACCACGATTCATCCGACGAAGGAATGCCTGCTCGACACGGTGATCGGCCTGCTCGACACGCACGCGCTGGAAAGCATCACGGTCGATCTGGTGCTGCGCGAATCGGGGGTGTCCAAGGGTTCGCTCTACCACCACTTCGAGGATTTCCCCGACCTGCTGGAGCACGCGCTGGTGCAGCGCTTCTCGCTGGGCGTGGACAAGAGCATCGAGATGCTGTCGCGCGTGGTGCGCTCCAGTCCGACGCGCGAGGAAGCCATGACCGGCCTCTACAAGGCCACCAGCAAGACGACCTCGGCCGCGGTGGCGGGCAACCGGTTCGAGCGCACCAAGCTCATCGGTTTTTCGCGTGACAACCCGCGTCTGTCCAAGAAGCTGGCCGGCGAGCAATGA